Proteins from a genomic interval of Zingiber officinale cultivar Zhangliang chromosome 2A, Zo_v1.1, whole genome shotgun sequence:
- the LOC122042707 gene encoding uncharacterized protein LOC122042707 isoform X3 translates to MDDSWLSKCVDSSPQMSPLLATELGSQAVRSSHLTQAPAPASAAQVHKNTKHHFHSFIRQEAVLNDHARVQETAAVSNLNLGYRLGKTELGNSFLALLSDEFSHLPHSRMDIAKIHINNDKVLTGTGCVVPSINIPPLPENHGNGSLGNWNEHSSFVVSRTATNPASTKVPFLHNNVRLVGDSHHARDYVEVVPCQSSQSNNTGTAVTPWDELCNSGRSANADKNSNKDVHASRIISFDAKSPILHNNSSYLRGRPLVFCRSTVGELFMGDAGLLGVLCFCHNSHMSVPKFCEHSGSPSVNPGEAVYLENGMNISHWCKQYLGIMAPDEIIGGEWSGGSATVDVSVGSKASYAPILLNNNVAISNIKSFGGSWRPAKPLSNSIPSSPYIKVRYTMQDKSINKEHDNVRLSYNFHGTKNCQKMIPSSVPASMPNAMKKQLLNTQKHPPISVGLEKVHSTLFKGKEIVVQQLNTSDGTYTGKHTSCMPLACSWTNGTVRHDDDIDDPNSSAEAPLADIDGASNIELRLGQPSEKYSAFAGSLGSSVLQIGPAYDTVKPQPYQQLKERSVSHTAAKTWTENQIRKNLHFSSSEASPYNKGSTQHAARSFNARNHFDSEGLTRDANMNPLISLFLSHLEGNNTSLSLDNLFNGSEHLSSKTPHNVCNSVGDSTHGTRSVCNTSTVNFPNKLDEGKNILTVESDTTKSDSMVQKQNEVTITREISAPFNSKCCQNSILGNGKDFSFYLDNQSNMVQKQSVGNTKQQEKTAFLSNKECDDPIPCGSSGTDLLKSDHLMSSTTLCSLETSKNIFATTKHSMDAKSKNSAFRRVVEFSTQESSNAAKANSQHHQLCCLSSSKPESCKDEFAVQTDLREGSYCKTHLNDSKVVRHSCPSCRSAVGMDIFSGHSCHTGSTRTCNCSCSTKRALLKSEKCCKRFSSCCNCDVDEQPCLRLGRLSNNCFPGDHKHEMFNHREHTSCSYGHCCTSVFPYCFHGFYTSGSNSTSKALSEQEVCGQANITHTTGDNDSNYLLPECKRIRLTHCDCSKNNSGLRNDQQTVFWRDVPKKNFAHAGASHDKFAEALKSTKSVGDQVPNYATEFNKAHLNSHVTKAPQMSNMSSGSSAPVLTQVSMEVNNSTPCIRTSTMMHDLVVDEGSGNEKCGSSDVVIRDGNEGFNTVDKVNVAKSRFDCLASDSSINPIDELHLKIPYKSKKVKCLNEGLAKKENAKYRCKLEMTPKTAASKSEDHNPSFDPFGGPEILNNVRHLENDSSRSQEIEVSKPGCVMQRTNASHGSAAIIKRKRSVLSFNKFKERIGYQDGVPKDDDKQLQNDDISLRRLKRVGEKMKQGLVACSKHESRSGTAKPPKFMSLNCIANISSKISLPKKSKPVVCGNSGIISSGGTDGDQKPAKIISLASILKRARKCNLTETSDTTVSHHSETSEDAKNSAIFHRLEESCECLRKNGEDLSSPSTAKAFHSGNNTGIRCHLHSMQSISNLRCKDICTCSPGKLAAKFRHHAKTTCSSTTEINECSKLTMAKDQLNCSPSAICGLEDQDNKLHQQKILEPASPTTIGSFPFPKNNQDHAGKLSQVSRSRSLLNPDAFCCVCGSSNQGDTNQLLECHDCLIKVHQACYGVSKIPKGNWCCRPCKCNSQDIVCVLCGYGDGAMTRAVKCQNIIKSLLKAWKVGKGSYSVKTIPSEHAEIDALNPDSADEASKFNNCGSVSETCTAESKSRMSGKYPAFNSIIAGSLDPSVTQWVHMVCALWTPGTRCPNVDTMNTFDVSGALPAKKNVVCSLCKRPGGSCIECRVSSCSVPFHPWCAHQKGLLQSEIEGDDDEKVGFYGRCLHHAMPNNYRLDNHVVDPQQSLIKEECSCARTEVVRGRKRERTHQPNLQGPGKDGVCIVSQEQINAWLHINGQKCRASGLTKPSGSDVENDYRKEYILYKQLKRWKHLVVYKSGIHALGLYTSQFIPRGAMVVEYIGEIVGLRVADKREIEYQSGRRIQYKSACYFFRIDKEHIIDATRKGGIARFVNHSCLPNCVAKVITVRNEKKVVFFAERDINPGEEITYDYHFNSEDEGEKIPCFCDSKNCRRYLN, encoded by the exons TCAGGAGACTGCAGCTGTTAGTAATTTAAACTTAGGCTACAGATTGGGGAAGACAGAGCTGGGTAATTCATTTCTTGCTCTGTTATCTGATGAATTCTCCCATTTGCCTCATTCAAGAATGGACATAGCTAAGATTCATATCAACAATGACAAGGTTCTAACTGGCACTGGCTGTGTGGTCCCATCAATAAATATTCCACCTCTACCAGAAAACCATGGAAATGGCTCTCTGGGAAATTGGAATGAGCATTCTTCTTTTGTTGTCTCTAGGACAGCAACAAATCCTGCTTCCACCAAAGTCCCTTTTCTCCACAACAATGTTCGATTAGTGGGTGATTCTCATCATGCGAGGGACTATGTGGAAGTAGTTCCTTGTCAATCCTCTCAGTCCAACAATACAGGAACTGCCGTCACTCCATGGGATGAACTATGTAATTCAGGCAGGTCAGCCAATGCAGACAAAAACTCAAATAAGGATGTTCATGCCTCAAGGATTATTTCATTTGATGCCAAGTCTCCTATTTTACATAATAATTCTTCTTATCTTAGAGGGCGTCCCCTTGTCTTCTGTAGAAGTACTG TAGGAGAATTATTTATGGGTGATGCAGGACTTCTTGGAGTTTTATGCTTTTGTCATAACTCCCATATGTCAGTTCCCAAATTTTGTGAG CATTCAGGATCGCCTTCGGTGAATCCTGGTGAGGCTGTCTATTTGGAGAATGGAATGAACATATCACATTGGTGCAAGCAATATTTAGGG ATAATGGCACCAGATGAAATTATTGGAGGGGAGTGGTCAGGTGGTTCTGCAACAGTAGATGTTTCAGTTGGTTCCAAGGCCAGTTATGCTCCAATATTGTTGAACAACAATGTGGCAATTAGTAATATCAAGTCATTTGGTGGATCTTGGAGACCAGCTAAACCTTTGAGTAACTCTATTCCTAGCTCTCCATATATAAAGGTGAGATATACCATGCAGGACAAATCAATAAACAAGGAGCATGACAATGTGCGCCTAAGCTATAATTTTCATGGTACTAAAAATTGTCAAAAGATGATTCCCAGTTCAGTGCCAGCTAGCATGCCTAATGCAATGAAGAAACAACTCTTGAATACTCAGAAGCATCCTCCTATTAGTGTTGGTCTTGAAAAAGTTCACTCAACTTTATTTAAGGGTAAAGAAATTGTTGTTCAGCAATTGAATACTTCTGATGGCACTTATACTGGAAAACATACTTCTTGTATGCCCTTAGCATGTTCCTGGACCAATGGAACAGTGAGGCATGATGATGACATTGACGATCCCAACTCCTCTGCTGAAGCACCTCTGGCTGATATTGATGGTGCGTCGAACATTGAATTGAGGCTTGGCCAGCCATCTGAGAAATACAGTGCCTTTGCAGGTTCACTTGGATCGTCTGTACTACAAATTGGACCAGCATATGACACAGTGAAACCACAACCATATCAGCAACTAAAGGAACGAA GTGTTTCTCATACAGCTGCTAAAACTTGGACTGAAAATCAAATCAGGAAAAATCTCCATTTCTCATCTTCGGAGGCATCTCCTTACAATAAAGGATCCACACAACATGCGGCTAGATCTTTTAATGCTCGTAACCATTTTGACTCTGAAGGTCTCACTCGTGATGCAAACATGAATCCCCTGATTTCATTGTTTCTATCACATCTTGAAGGGAATAACACATCTTTATCACTGGATAACTTATTCAATGGTAGCGAGCACTTATCATCTAAGACGCCTCACAACGTTTGCAATTCTGTAGGAGACTCTACACATGGTACTAGAAGTGTATGTAACACCAGTACGGTGAATTTTCCCAATAAATTGGATGAAGGAAAGAATATTCTCACTGTTGAGAGTGACACGACAAAGTCTGACTCCATGGTACAAAAACAAAATGAGGTCACAATTACTAGAGAGATTTCTGCACCTTTTAATAGCAAATGCTGCCAAAACAGCATCCTTGGAAATGGTAAGGATTTTTCTTTCTATTTGGACAATCAATCTAACATGGTGCAGAAACAAAGTGTTGGAAACACCAAGCAGCAAGAGAAAACTGCTTTTCTCTCAAACAAGGAGTGTGATGATCCAATTCCTTGTGGATCATCCGGTACAGATTTGTTGAAATCAGACCATCTAATGTCTTCTACAACCCTTTGTTCTTTGGAAAcaagcaaaaatatttttgctaCAACCAAGCATTCTATGGATGCCAAATCAAAAAATTCTGCTTTTCGCCGTGTAGTTGAATTTTCAACTCAAGAAAGTTCAAACGCTGCTAAAGCAAACTCGCAACATCATCAATTGTGTTGTCTATCATCATCCAAACCTGAAAGTTGTAAGGATGAATTTGCAGTTCAGACAGACTTAAGGGAAGGATCTTACTGCAAAACTCATCTCAATGACTCTAAAGTTGTTAGACACTCATGCCCAAGCTGCCGATCTGCTGTTGGCATGGATATATTTTCTGGTCATTCTTGTCATACAG GTTCAACTAGAACCTGCAATTGCTCGTGTTCAACAAAAAGAGCACTGCTTAAATCTGAAAAATGCTGCAAAAGATTTTCAAGTTGCTGCAATTGTGATGTGGATGAACAACCTTGTCTGAG ACTGGGGAGGCTGTCAAATAATTGTTTTCCTGGTGATCATAAACATGAAATGTTCAATCACAGAGAACATACTTCTTGCTCATATGGACATTGCTGCACTTCCGTATTTCCATATTGCTTTCATGGTTTCTATACTTCGGGGAGTAATAGTACCTCTAAAGCCTTAAGTGAGCAGGAGGTTTGCGGACAAGCCAACATAACACATACCACCGGAGATAATGACAGCAACTATTTGTTACCAGAGTGCAAGAGAATTCGTCTAACTCATTGTGATTGTTCTAAGAATAATAGTGGCCTTAGAAATGATCAACAAACTGTCTTTTGGAGGGATGTTCCAAAAAAGAATTTTGCCCATGCTGGTGCTTCTCATGACAAGTTTGCAGAGGCATTGAAAAGCACAAAGAGCGTTGGCGATCAGGTTCCCAATTATGCCACTGAGTTCAACAAAGCTCATCTAAATTCCCATGTAACAAAAGCACCACAGATGTCTAATATGTCATCTGGATCCTCTGCTCCTGTCTTAACTCAAGTTTCAATGGAAGTCAATAATTCAACTCCCTGTATTAGAACTTCAACAATGATGCATGATTTAGTGGTTGATGAAGGATCAGGGAATGAGAAATGTGGATCATCTGATGTAGTCATCAGAGATGGCAACGAAGGCTTTAATACAGTCGACAAGGTGAATGTAGCTAAATCTAGGTTTGATTGCTTGGCAAGCGATTCGTCCATTAATCCTATTGATGAACTGCATTTGAAGATTCCATATAAATCCAAGAAAGTTAAGTGTCTCAATGAAGGGTTGGCAAAAAAAGAAAATGCGAAGTATCGATGCAAGCTTGAAATGACACCTAAAACTGCTGCAAGCAAATCTGAGGACCATAATCCATCATTTGATCCTTTTGGTGGCCCTGAAATACTGAACAATGTTAGGCATTTAGAAAATGATAGTTCTCGATCCCAAGAAATTGAAGTTTCCAAACCTGGTTGTGTGATGCAAAGAACAAATGCTTCTCATGGGTCTGCTGCAATTATCAAGAGAAAGCGTTCAGTTTTATCCTTCAACAAATTCAAGGAAAGAATTGGTTACCAAGATGGAGTGCCAAAGGATGACGACAAGCAGTTACAAAATGATGATATCTCACTTAGAAGACTCAAGCGTGTTGGAGAAAAGATGAAACAAGGGCTTGTTGCATGTTCAAAACATGAAAGTCGTAGTGGTACTGCAAAGCCACCTAAATTCATGTCACTAAATTGTATTGCAAATATTTCAAGCAAGATTAGTTTACCTAAGAAGAGCAAGCCTGTTGTATGTGGAAATTCAGGTATCATTTCTAGTGGAGGAACTGATGGTGATCAAAAGCCTGCAAAAATAATTTCCTTGGCTTCAATACTAAAAAGGGCTAGAAAGTGCAACCTTACTGAAACCTCTGATACAACTGTAAGCCATCATAGTGAAACCTCTGAGGATGCTAAAAATTCTGCAATCTTTCATAGATTGGAAGAAAGTTGTGAATGCTTAAGAAAGAATGGTGAAGACTTGAGCTCACCATCAACAGCAAAGGCATTCCATTCTGGAAATAACACAGGCATAAGATGTCATTTGCATTCTATGCAATCAATATCTAACTTACGGTGCAAGGATATTTGTACATGCAGTCCTGGCAAACTTGCTGCAAAATTTAGGCATCATGCAAAGACCACCTGCTCATCAACTACTGAGATTAATGAATGCTCAAAATTGACCATGGCAAAGGATCAGCTCAATTGTTCCCCTTCGGCTATTTGTG GATTGGAAGATCAAGATAATAAATTACATCAGCAGAAGATTTTAGAACCGGCATCGCCAACAACTATTGGTTCTTTTCCCTTTCCTAAGAACAATCAAGATCATGCTGGCAAGCTGTCTCAAGTAAGCAGAAG CCGCAGTCTTTTAAATCCAGATGCATTTTGTTGTGTCTGTGGAAGCTCGAATCAAGGTGACACCAATCAATTGTTAGAGTGTCATGACTGCTTGATTAAG GTGCACCAAGCCTGCTATGGAGTTTCAAAAATTCCCAAAGGTAATTGGTGCTGTCGTCCATGCAAGTGCAACTCCCAAGACATC GTTTGTGTTTTGTGTGGATATGGTGATGGAGCCATGACAAGGGCAGTAAAATGTCAGAATATTATCAAGAGTTTATTGAAGGCATGGAAAGTTGGTAAAGGATCCTATTCTGTGAAGACCATTCCTTCTGAACATGCAGAGATCGATGCTCTCAATCCTGATTCTGCAGATGAAGCCTCTAAATTCAACAACTGTGGTTCAGTTAGCGAGACTTGTACTGCTGAAAGCAAAAGTAGAATGTCAGGAAAATATCCGGCTTTTAACAGCATAATCGCCGGATCACTGGATCCATCTGTCACACAATGGGTGCATATGGTTTGCGCACTTTGGACACCTGGTACAAGATGTCCAAATGTTGACACAATGAATACTTTTGATGTGTCTGGTGCTTTACCTGCTAAGAAAAATGTA GTTTGTTCTTTGTGTAAACGTCCAGGAGGTTCATGCATAGAGTGCAGAGTTTCAAGTTGCTCTGTCCCATTTCATCCTTGGTGTGCACATCAGAAG GGTTTGCTACAAAGTGAAATTGAAGGTGATGATGATGAAAAAGTTGGCTTTTACGGGAGATGCCTGCATCATGCAATGCCCAATAATTATCGTCTTGATAATCATGTTGTGGATCCCCAACAAAGCCTGATAAAGGAAGAATGCTCGTGTGCTCGCACCGAG GTTGTTAGAGGTCGGAAAAGAGAGAGAACACACCAGCCTAATCTCCAAGGACCTGGTAAAGATGGTGTATGCATTGTTTCCCAGGAGCAGATAAATGCATGGCTTCATATTAATGGTCAGAAGTGTCGTGCTAGTGGTTTAACAAAGCCATCAGGTTCAGATGTCGAGAATGACTACCGG AAGGAATACATTCTATACAAGCAGTTAAAGAGATGGAAGCATTTGGTTGTTTACAAATCAGGAATTCATGCGCTTGGTCTGTACACATCGCAGTTTATTCCTCGTGGAGCCATG GTAGTTGAATATATCGGTGAGATTGTCGGACTACGAGTAGCCGACAAACGAGAGATTGAGTACCAATCAGGTAGAAGAATCCAATACAAGAGTGCTTGCTATTTCTTTAGGATTGATAAGGAACACATCATTGATGCCACACGCAAAGGCGGGATTGCCCGATTTGTCAACCATTCTTGCCTG CCAAACTGTGTCGCTAAAGTAATCACAGTCAGGAATGAGAAAAAG GTGGTTTTCTTCGCAGAGAGGGACATAAACCCTGGCGAGGAGATTACTTATGACTATCACTTCAACAGCGAAGATGAAGGCGAGAAAATTCCGTGTTTCTGCGATTCAAAAAATTGCAGACGGTACCTGAACTAA